The Cetobacterium somerae ATCC BAA-474 DNA window AAAGATTTGAACTTTTAGGAAAAGATTTAAGTAGTAATAGGCTTATATCTTTAGGAACTTACTCTGTTGAGGAATATAATGATGAATGGCGTGTGTTGAAATTTGCTCCAGTCTTAACAGATGAGATTATATTAAGAGTTTATGAGTCTGATAGAAATTGGGTATGTATAAACGAAGTTAAAATATTTAATTATAGTACCCTGGGAGCACAGATAGATTATTTATTTGCTGATAAGTGGCAGACAACTTTAAGAAGTGATGTAACTTTTGAAGAGATAAAGAGATTATCTGATTTAGTAACAGTAACTCAAGAGTATAGAGACTTAATTAATAGAGCTTTTGAACTATATTATGATGGAGTACCTCCAAAGTGTATAGAAGTTGAGTTTGGAGAGTTAAGGATATTTTCTGAAATAGAGTTTGATATTATTGGTAAATTAGAGAAAATTATTTTAAGCTACTACGACACGTATAATAATTTACAAATTAAAGATTGCAATATTAATATTTTAGAAAATAAAGGCACAATAGTTCTTAATGGATTTGCTTATACAAGAGGAATAAAATTAGATGTTTATGGTGCAAGAGATTTAGCAGATATAAAGTTTAAAGAACACCAGATATCTGAGTTTGCATTAGCAGAAGATTTAGATCAAAGATTAACATATGAGCAATTAGCTGTAAATTGTAATAATGTACATGAAAGTTATCCTCTCTCAAATATGTTTGATGGAAATGTAAGAACAGATTTTCGTTCAAGAGCTTTTAGTAATAATCTAGATATAAATATAAAATTAAATGAGGCATCAATTGTAGATGAGATTGGAATCACTAGTTTTAGATTTGATAGCCCAAGTGGAGTAACTGGACTTATTAAAAAAGTACTGATATTGATAAAAGACACAGTTTCTAAAAAATGGTTAGAGTTTGGGTATTTAGAAGTAGAAGATTTTGTAAGAGAGATGCATATTTTAAAAAATTCTCCATATTTAACAGATGAGATATGTGTAAGAATTTTAGAAGCTGATAGAGGTTGGGCTTTGATAAATGAACTTGCAATAAATAAGTATAGTTTATTAGAAGCTGAAATAAAAAATCTATTTACAGATGAAACATACGCAGCATTAAAAGATAGTATAACTTATGAATTAATTAGAGCATTAAAAGAGAGAGCAAGTAACTCAGAAGATTTAAAAGAACTTATAGCTAAAGCATTAGAGTTATATTTTAAAAGAAAAACTCCAATTTTAGAGGCAGTTCCTGTGGATAAAAATATTATTTTTGATAGAGTTGATTTAGAATTTACAGGAAATTTAGAAAGAATAGTATTTGAATATGAAGATAATTTTGGATGTAAGATTCAAAAAATATTTGATTATTTAGATCAAGACAATGATAGATTTAGTTTGAATTTACCTAAAATACATGGAGAGAATGCTTTAGTTAAAGTTTATGGTGTTGATTCTATTTTATCAATTAATGCAAACACTTATTCTTTGAAAGAGGTTTCAATATATAACGATGTAGAAATCTATATTCCAAAGAATGAGATAACAGTAACAGAATCAGATCCGACCTCTAACTCATACTTAATAGAAAGAGCTTTTGATGGAAATATGAATACAGAGTATCGTTCAAAATCATTTAGAGATTACTCAGATATTACAATAAAACTAACAAAAGAAACACTTTTAGAGAAAATAAATTTATATAGTTTTAGAAGTGCTAATCCTGGAATAGTAAAAGGATATTCTATTTTTGTAAAAAACATTTTAATGGATGAGTGGGTAGAGTTTGGAAACTATTCTAATGAGGAGTTTATTAATAACTGGTCAACAGTAAAGAATAGTGCATATTTAACAGATGAGATTAAAATAAGAGTGACTGATGCAGAAAGTAATTGGGTTTGTATAAACGAAATTCAAATTTGTCCTCTTAATACATTGAGATGTGATGTGGATAGATTATTTAAAGATAATAGTTTTATGGAGTTAAGAACGGGTGTAACTTTAGAAGAGATATTAGGTTTAGAATCTTTAATAAAAAAAGATTCAGCTCTTATAAAGAAGATTCAATTAGCTAAATTTTTATTTGAAAGTATTGAATCAGAGGAGTTTGATATTCCGTTAAAAGAAGTAAAAATCTTTGATAGAGTAGAGTTTATAACAGAGGGAGAGATTTCTAAAATACATTTAAAATATGTTGATACCTATGGTTACAAAAGAGAAAATGAAGTACCATTTGAAATAATTGGTGATAATGTTTTAATTAATTTTGAAAAAATTATGACAGATAAAGCTTCTATTGTAATTTATGGAAAATCTCAAAGTTATGGAATTCAAAAAATTTATCAAGTAAAAACAAATTCATATAATTTAGAAGAGTTTGCAATAGATGAAGATATAGATGTTAGACTTCAAAGAGAAAGTTTCACTATAAGAAACTCAGCATTAAATGGTGGATACAATGATATAGAAAAACTTTTTGATGGAGATTTAATAGGACAGGTTCACTTTAGGAAAACACCAGGAGCTTATATATACTTAAAGTTAAATAAACCAATGCTAATTGAAGCTGGAAGAGTTATGAGTTATAGAAATGCTACATCAGGATTTTTACAAAAATATAAAATATCTTTAAAAAATAGTTTTGATGGTAGTTGGGTAGACTTAGGAAGTTTTGAAAGAGGAGAATATTTAAACAATTGGTTAGAAATAAAAGGAGACAAATATTTAACAGATGAAATCTGGATTGATTTTGAGCAAGGGGAAAATAACTGGACACTGATAAATGAATTAGAAATATTTGTTTATAATATTTTAGAGGAGAAAATAAATAACTTATTTAAAACTTCTGAGTGTTTAGAGTTAAAAGATACAGTAACACTGGATGAAATAAGAAATCTTTTATCTAAAGAGTTGTTCAAACAAGAGTATATAGATAAGTTAATTTTAGCAAAAAAACTTTATATAGAAAAAGCATCACAACCAATAGAGTTTCAAATAAAAAACAGTGAATTTTTAATAGCTAATGGTTTAGAAATAAAATTTGAAGAGTTACCAGAAAAAATCTTAGATATTTCTGTATACTATAAAGATTCTTTAGGAAATAAAAAAATAATAAAAGATTTGAATTTAGTTACTGATTTAGAAAATCAAAAGCTTCTTGGAGAGTTTGGTGAAAAGATTTTAATAGAACCTGTGATTCAGTTAGTTTTAGATGAGGATGAAAAGTGGAAAGTTAAATCTGGAGATTTTAAAATAGTAAATCAAAAAAATTTATATAATAATGAAGATATTTCAGATATTTATCCAGTTGATTTAATAACTCTTGAAACTTCATGTGTGGAAAAAACTGGATTAGAAAATATTTTAGATGGAAATAATGAAACTTACTATGAAAATTCAGAGTTAGGAGAGGTTATATTTAAATTCCAAAACCAAAAAATATTTAATAGCTTAACTATTTTAAGTGAGGTAGCAGGTCAAAGTACTGGAAAAATTTATAGTGCTTCAATTTTCTATAGAAGTGAAAATCAAAACAATTGGGAGAGACTAGCAAATTATGAAAATAGTTCACCAACTTCGTTAGTTAATTTAGAATTTGCATCGATATTAGCAAAAGAGATACGTATTATTTTACAAAAGACAGTTGAAAATAAAGTTATTTTAAATAAAGTTGAATTCAATATCTATAACAAGTTTAATGAAATTGTTGAAAAAATGTTTGAAGATAAAGAGATGTTTACAAAACTAAATTCAAACGTAACAAAAGATTTAGTAGGAAGACTAAAGTCAAAAACATTGTCATCTACGAGTATTATTTCTACAAAATTAAAAATAGCTGAAAATATTTTAGACAACAACAACAACATAGGATACGATATTTTTACATTGAAAGCATTAGAATATGATGTAAATTATTATTTTTCAAAGCTACAAACAAGCACTACAGGAAGAGCTTATCCTACACCTTATTATATTTATCCAAATACGAATCAGATATTTATAAGTAATAAAGACCTTAGATTAGAGTTAAGTTTAGCTGATCATAAACCTTTAAGTGAACATACATTTTATATTAAAAAAGGAATTAATATAGTTAACTTAGGAGATAAAACAGGTCATGTATTTATAAATGGAGGAAGTAAAGGTGGAAGAGAAGAGGAGATAAGACTTTACACAACTGATGAAGTAACAGGATTACATTATAAATATGGATTTACAACTGAAGATGAGTTCTACAGTAAAGAAAGGAACTTAACATATAAAGAGGATAATCATGTGAGTTCAAATACAGCATATATTGAAGGAAAGAATTTTACTTCAGCAATAAGATATGATTGGTTAAGAGAGAATATTCCTTTAGGAACTTTAACAGATAGAGTAAAAATCTTA harbors:
- a CDS encoding discoidin domain-containing protein, coding for MLKNSYTRKIIETLSIVDRISFLCDEVIEKVILKYLDGYGNERTQEFAVEQTQNLITVSFAKTLVKELSIEILGTLEVRDIEVNRHPIENFSINEDIEKKISYEALTVTSSAVESSKPISRAFDGNLNTEAQLKKYSNYGWVHMVLSKEKVIDCARILSYRSSTSGLIKQFKILVKNPMDGLWIEAGTYVTEEFKNEWMTIKTLPYLTKEVTLIVEDSENKWAYINEIEIYNYSTLERDILNLFTDESLVDIKSEVTYWDIVRLKERAVNTDYYKELLNKALEIYLSKRTPATSRLTFENLKVINNLRFRASGEMELYNIEYVNSADEYIKISIPIIESGEIKTLNIPKILAKEVYIEIYGVNSIEDVIYEEYPIDGFALTEDSERKISREALNITTLNENSRFPLTNMLDGNERSESHMSGTYSGHHDYNFKIDSLKIIDKFRILSTRFNPSFTSGSIKRFEVFNRDLSSEELVSLGSYTVEEYNDEWRELNFTPALTDEIILRVYESDRNWICINEVEIYQYSLLEKEIKGLFLDSNFISLRANVTYWEIQELRKRATNTKEYIDLLNIAEELFYKDKTPTTLELNFENLKVIDNIQFKVDGIIEKNYIGYLNTQNENIKLITPLVQNNENIIIDTSKILTKNLYIQLYGVTQIRELTYNEYPFENFAIVEDIERKLLKENITITTLNENLSFPLTNMLDGNERSESHMSGTYSGHHDFNFKLDSLRIIDEFKILSTRFNPSFTSGSIKRFELLGKDLSSNRLISLGTYSVEEYNDEWRVLKFAPVLTDEIILRVYESDRNWVCINEVKIFNYSTLGAQIDYLFADKWQTTLRSDVTFEEIKRLSDLVTVTQEYRDLINRAFELYYDGVPPKCIEVEFGELRIFSEIEFDIIGKLEKIILSYYDTYNNLQIKDCNINILENKGTIVLNGFAYTRGIKLDVYGARDLADIKFKEHQISEFALAEDLDQRLTYEQLAVNCNNVHESYPLSNMFDGNVRTDFRSRAFSNNLDINIKLNEASIVDEIGITSFRFDSPSGVTGLIKKVLILIKDTVSKKWLEFGYLEVEDFVREMHILKNSPYLTDEICVRILEADRGWALINELAINKYSLLEAEIKNLFTDETYAALKDSITYELIRALKERASNSEDLKELIAKALELYFKRKTPILEAVPVDKNIIFDRVDLEFTGNLERIVFEYEDNFGCKIQKIFDYLDQDNDRFSLNLPKIHGENALVKVYGVDSILSINANTYSLKEVSIYNDVEIYIPKNEITVTESDPTSNSYLIERAFDGNMNTEYRSKSFRDYSDITIKLTKETLLEKINLYSFRSANPGIVKGYSIFVKNILMDEWVEFGNYSNEEFINNWSTVKNSAYLTDEIKIRVTDAESNWVCINEIQICPLNTLRCDVDRLFKDNSFMELRTGVTLEEILGLESLIKKDSALIKKIQLAKFLFESIESEEFDIPLKEVKIFDRVEFITEGEISKIHLKYVDTYGYKRENEVPFEIIGDNVLINFEKIMTDKASIVIYGKSQSYGIQKIYQVKTNSYNLEEFAIDEDIDVRLQRESFTIRNSALNGGYNDIEKLFDGDLIGQVHFRKTPGAYIYLKLNKPMLIEAGRVMSYRNATSGFLQKYKISLKNSFDGSWVDLGSFERGEYLNNWLEIKGDKYLTDEIWIDFEQGENNWTLINELEIFVYNILEEKINNLFKTSECLELKDTVTLDEIRNLLSKELFKQEYIDKLILAKKLYIEKASQPIEFQIKNSEFLIANGLEIKFEELPEKILDISVYYKDSLGNKKIIKDLNLVTDLENQKLLGEFGEKILIEPVIQLVLDEDEKWKVKSGDFKIVNQKNLYNNEDISDIYPVDLITLETSCVEKTGLENILDGNNETYYENSELGEVIFKFQNQKIFNSLTILSEVAGQSTGKIYSASIFYRSENQNNWERLANYENSSPTSLVNLEFASILAKEIRIILQKTVENKVILNKVEFNIYNKFNEIVEKMFEDKEMFTKLNSNVTKDLVGRLKSKTLSSTSIISTKLKIAENILDNNNNIGYDIFTLKALEYDVNYYFSKLQTSTTGRAYPTPYYIYPNTNQIFISNKDLRLELSLADHKPLSEHTFYIKKGINIVNLGDKTGHVFINGGSKGGREEEIRLYTTDEVTGLHYKYGFTTEDEFYSKERNLTYKEDNHVSSNTAYIEGKNFTSAIRYDWLRENIPLGTLTDRVKILDEFLDFLYYIAEAGTYFENAVPYRRLMWEGGTANPHAGGCYAGAYTAYSNNPLAILNKGLSNFASSWVVGHEVGHEMDSNYHMGLFGEVMNNWFAEEARIKYLKNPRCAPELVKIADTEISIYDMGFFYRLAFWIKLRLYYNDGDFFVKYHNIMRHLPIELEPFSIPDRLMIMSSMIIGRDTSDYFLRHKFPITESAVEISSKYPKFTIDITKINWDNQEEFREEEKNRIYQIYKEKV